Genomic DNA from Dethiosulfovibrio faecalis:
CTTTTAGCATCCCACCATCCCTGTCTTACGCCGGCACGGTGTAAGGTCTTCCCTAATTTCTCGGAACAACGTCTCACCTTTATCACACCTCCGGACGGGATAAAAGGGGAAAAAAAAAGAACCTCTCCGTGAGGTCCACACGACCACATACATGGAACCCAGGGGAAATACCCTCCCTAGGGACAGCCTCCGTATTTTACAACAGAACTGACGGAGCTGCCATAAGACGACGAGAGATAGAGAGACAAATTGGGGGAAGTCCTGACATCGGACCTCCCCCAAAGGATTCGTAATTATGTCGGAATTATTCCTTTGTGCCCTTTTGGAGGCGTTCCAGGACAATTCTGTAACCGTCGGCACCGTATTCCAGGAACTTTTTCACCCGACTTATAGTGGCGGTGCTGGCGCCGGTCTGCTGAGCTATCTGAGGATAGGTATAACCATCACGTAAAAGCCTTGCGACTTCAAGGCGTTGCGCCAACGCTCTTATCTCGCCGATAGTGGCGATATCCTCCAGAAACGAATAGACCTCTTCCTGGGATTCTAACGACAGAACGGCTGAACAGAGCTGATCTGTAAGACGATCTTTCCATTTCTCCACGTCCTGAATCCTCCTTTCCTGCCTCCTGATATCTTCAAAATCTCCACATCATAGTATCACCAACCAATAGAGTCTACAAGTACACAAGAAAGGATTTACAGTTTCTCCATTATAGAGAGCAAACGATTCATCTCGTCATCGGTACCTACGGTTATACGGACCCACTCGCCCTCCCAGGGCAGATTAAACCTCTTCACATCAGCATGTCGATCCCTCAACATAGAGACCGATTTCTCTCCAGGTATAGGACCATCGACCAGGAGAAAGTTGCCATCGCTGGGTAGAGCTTTCCATCGAGACATCTCCGCGAGGGACTCTCTGAATTTTTCCCTGGTCGAGACGATGGTCTTTATTCTCTCCTCCAGCCAAGACCGATTTTTCAGCAGGGTCAGGGCCACTGCCTCGGAATATACGTTGATGTTAAACGGACTCCTTAGATCGTTCAGAAAACGGGATACCTTTTCTGAGGTCACGAGACACCCCACCCTCAATCCGGCGATACCCCATGCCTTGG
This window encodes:
- a CDS encoding YerC/YecD family TrpR-related protein; the encoded protein is MEKWKDRLTDQLCSAVLSLESQEEVYSFLEDIATIGEIRALAQRLEVARLLRDGYTYPQIAQQTGASTATISRVKKFLEYGADGYRIVLERLQKGTKE